One segment of Phragmites australis chromosome 13, lpPhrAust1.1, whole genome shotgun sequence DNA contains the following:
- the LOC133889709 gene encoding B-box zinc finger protein 20-like isoform X2 has protein sequence MKVQCDVCSAEAASVFCCADEAALCDACDRRVHRANKLAGKHRRFSLLHPSSSSSSSAQKPPLCDICQERRGFFFCVEDRAILCRECDVPVHNASEMTRRHSRFLLTGVRVSSAPVDSPAPSEEDQEEEEENSSSPRNADSSSGAGASAATASASDGSSISEYLTKTLPGWHVEDFLVDDAAAGVGACSDGLYQGGEAQMGGLLQEAYKPWMERERLLGDVVVTADERASQERWVPQMHAEWTSNKRPRVSPSCSY, from the exons ATGAAGGTGCAGTGCGACGTGTGCTCGGCCGAGGCAGCCTCCGTCTTCTGCTGCGCCGACGAGGCCGCGCTGTGCGACGCGTGCGACCGCCGCGTCCACCGCGCCAACAAGCTCGCGGGGAAGCACCGCCgcttctccctcctccacccatcgtcatcctcctcctcgtccgccCAGAAGCCGCCGCTCTGCGACATCTGCCAG GAGAGGAGGGGGTTCTTTTTCTGCGTGGAGGACAGGGCGATCCTGTGCCGGGAGTGCGACGTGCCCGTGCACAACGCGAGCGAGATGACGAGGCGGCACAGCCGGTTCCTGCTCACCGGCGTGCGCGTCTCCTCGGCGCCGGTGGACTCCCCTGCGCCATCGGAAGAggatcaggaggaggaggaagagaacaGCAGCAGCCCCCGCAACGCCGACTCCTCCAGCGGCGCCGGCGCGAGCGCGGCCACGGCGAGCGCGAGCGACGGGAGCAGCATCTCCGAGTACCTGACCAAGACGCTGCCCGGGTGGCACGTCGAGGACTTCCTCGTGGACGACGCGGCCGCTGGCGTCGGCGCCTGCTCAGACGGCCTCTATCAG GGTGGAGAAGCTCAGATGGGAGGGCTGCTGCAAGAAGCTTACAAGCCGTGGATGGAGCGGGAGCGGCTGCTCGGTGATGTCGTTGTTACCGCCGACGAGCGGGCCAGCCAGGAGC
- the LOC133889709 gene encoding B-box zinc finger protein 20-like isoform X1, which yields MKVQCDVCSAEAASVFCCADEAALCDACDRRVHRANKLAGKHRRFSLLHPSSSSSSSAQKPPLCDICQERRGFFFCVEDRAILCRECDVPVHNASEMTRRHSRFLLTGVRVSSAPVDSPAPSEEDQEEEEENSSSPRNADSSSGAGASAATASASDGSSISEYLTKTLPGWHVEDFLVDDAAAGVGACSDGLYQQGGEAQMGGLLQEAYKPWMERERLLGDVVVTADERASQERWVPQMHAEWTSNKRPRVSPSCSY from the exons ATGAAGGTGCAGTGCGACGTGTGCTCGGCCGAGGCAGCCTCCGTCTTCTGCTGCGCCGACGAGGCCGCGCTGTGCGACGCGTGCGACCGCCGCGTCCACCGCGCCAACAAGCTCGCGGGGAAGCACCGCCgcttctccctcctccacccatcgtcatcctcctcctcgtccgccCAGAAGCCGCCGCTCTGCGACATCTGCCAG GAGAGGAGGGGGTTCTTTTTCTGCGTGGAGGACAGGGCGATCCTGTGCCGGGAGTGCGACGTGCCCGTGCACAACGCGAGCGAGATGACGAGGCGGCACAGCCGGTTCCTGCTCACCGGCGTGCGCGTCTCCTCGGCGCCGGTGGACTCCCCTGCGCCATCGGAAGAggatcaggaggaggaggaagagaacaGCAGCAGCCCCCGCAACGCCGACTCCTCCAGCGGCGCCGGCGCGAGCGCGGCCACGGCGAGCGCGAGCGACGGGAGCAGCATCTCCGAGTACCTGACCAAGACGCTGCCCGGGTGGCACGTCGAGGACTTCCTCGTGGACGACGCGGCCGCTGGCGTCGGCGCCTGCTCAGACGGCCTCTATCAG CAGGGTGGAGAAGCTCAGATGGGAGGGCTGCTGCAAGAAGCTTACAAGCCGTGGATGGAGCGGGAGCGGCTGCTCGGTGATGTCGTTGTTACCGCCGACGAGCGGGCCAGCCAGGAGC